The proteins below are encoded in one region of Tomitella fengzijianii:
- a CDS encoding DUF885 domain-containing protein gives MDTFDLIRRYQLLGLRFDRIEEGFVDAFTGDPALRAAVDDEPAPHPAELARTAAALRAEVLAATDLAERRRDFIAAHLRALECSARKFAGEEIGFVDEVEAYFDVRIGLGDQDRYREAHRTLDEVLDGHGSVEQRLQAFRAADEIPPERLDECVQAFSSALRDRVRKVYPLPEQETVDYRIVTDKPWSGFNYYLGEFKSTVAINADLKQRMANLPHLIAHEAYPGHHTEHCRKEGGLVAAGEDEQTLFLVNTPQCLMAEGLADLALEAIVGPGWGAWAREIFADLGLRFAGEQAERIADASAQLIGVRQDAALMLHDRGRSEDDVAAFLQRWTLVTPDRARQQLRFLTSPLWRAYISTYVEGYRLLGEWLADRPEGVGGAERFGRLLDEPLLPSHLRAELAAV, from the coding sequence GTGGACACCTTCGACCTGATCCGCCGGTATCAACTGCTGGGCCTGCGCTTCGACCGCATCGAAGAGGGCTTCGTCGACGCCTTCACCGGCGACCCCGCACTGCGGGCGGCGGTGGACGACGAGCCGGCGCCGCACCCCGCCGAACTGGCGCGTACCGCGGCGGCGTTGCGCGCCGAGGTGCTCGCGGCCACCGACCTGGCGGAGCGCCGCCGCGACTTCATCGCCGCGCACCTGCGGGCGCTCGAATGCTCGGCGCGCAAGTTCGCGGGCGAGGAGATCGGGTTCGTCGACGAGGTCGAGGCGTACTTCGACGTTCGGATCGGGCTGGGCGACCAGGACCGCTACCGGGAGGCGCACCGCACGCTCGACGAGGTGCTCGACGGGCACGGCAGCGTCGAACAGCGTTTGCAGGCGTTCCGCGCGGCCGACGAGATCCCGCCGGAGCGCCTGGACGAGTGCGTCCAGGCGTTCTCGTCCGCGCTGCGCGACAGGGTGCGCAAGGTGTATCCGCTGCCGGAGCAGGAGACCGTCGACTACCGGATCGTCACCGACAAGCCCTGGTCCGGGTTCAACTACTACCTGGGTGAATTCAAGTCCACAGTCGCCATCAACGCGGACCTCAAGCAGCGCATGGCCAACCTGCCGCATCTCATCGCCCACGAGGCCTACCCGGGCCACCACACCGAGCACTGCCGCAAGGAGGGCGGACTGGTGGCGGCGGGCGAGGACGAGCAGACGCTGTTCCTGGTCAACACCCCCCAATGCCTCATGGCGGAGGGGCTCGCAGACCTGGCCTTGGAGGCGATCGTCGGTCCCGGCTGGGGTGCGTGGGCCCGTGAGATCTTCGCTGACCTGGGGCTGCGCTTCGCCGGTGAACAGGCCGAGAGGATCGCCGACGCCTCCGCGCAGCTGATCGGGGTGCGCCAGGACGCGGCGCTGATGCTGCACGACCGCGGCCGCTCCGAGGACGATGTGGCGGCGTTCCTGCAGCGGTGGACCCTGGTGACCCCCGACCGGGCGCGACAGCAGTTGCGATTCCTCACCTCGCCGCTGTGGCGCGCCTACATCAGCACCTATGTGGAGGGCTACCGACTGCTGGGCGAGTGGCTGGCGGACCGCCCCGAGGGGGTCGGCGGGGCTGAGCGGTTCGGCCGCCTGCTGGACGAGCCGTTGCTGCCCTCGCACCTGCGCGCCGAGCTCGCCGCCGTGTGA
- the glyA gene encoding serine hydroxymethyltransferase — protein MTTAASSSASPATASSMTAPLAELDPEVAQAMGGELARQRDTLEMIASENFVPRAVLQAQGSVLTNKYAEGYPGRRYYGGCENVDIVENLARERAKELFGAEFANVQPHAGAQANAAVLMALMNPGEKLLGMNLAHGGHLTHGMKLNFSGKLYQVAAYGVDEATHRVDMDQVRKVALEERPQVIVAGWSAYPRQLDFAAFREIANEVGAKLWVDMAHFAGLVATGLHPSPVPHADVVSSTVHKTLGGPRSGLIVAKKEWAKKLNSAVFPGQQGGPLMHAIAAKAVALKIAATEEFAERQQRVLAGSKILAERLGAADVAGNGISVLTGGTDVHLVLVDLRNSELDGQQGEDLLHEVGITVNRNAVPFDPRPPMNPSGLRIGTPALASRGFDEAAFTEVADIIGTALAAGKGADVAALRARVSKLAQDYPLYEGLEDWTIV, from the coding sequence ATGACGACTGCTGCGTCCAGCTCAGCTTCGCCCGCCACCGCCTCGAGCATGACAGCCCCGCTCGCCGAGCTCGATCCCGAGGTGGCGCAGGCGATGGGCGGTGAGCTGGCCCGCCAGCGCGACACGCTCGAGATGATCGCGTCGGAGAACTTCGTGCCCCGCGCGGTGCTGCAGGCGCAGGGCTCCGTGCTCACCAACAAGTACGCGGAGGGCTACCCGGGGCGCCGGTACTACGGCGGCTGCGAGAACGTCGACATCGTCGAGAACCTCGCGCGCGAGCGGGCAAAGGAGCTGTTCGGCGCCGAGTTCGCGAACGTGCAGCCGCACGCCGGCGCGCAGGCCAACGCGGCCGTGCTCATGGCGCTGATGAACCCGGGCGAGAAGCTGCTGGGCATGAACCTGGCCCACGGCGGCCACCTCACCCACGGGATGAAGCTCAACTTCTCCGGCAAGCTCTACCAGGTCGCCGCCTACGGGGTGGACGAGGCGACGCACCGGGTGGACATGGACCAGGTGCGCAAGGTGGCCCTGGAGGAGCGTCCGCAGGTCATCGTGGCCGGCTGGTCCGCGTACCCGCGCCAGCTCGATTTCGCCGCGTTCCGCGAGATCGCGAACGAGGTGGGTGCCAAGCTGTGGGTGGACATGGCGCACTTCGCGGGCCTCGTCGCCACGGGGCTGCACCCGTCGCCGGTGCCGCACGCCGACGTCGTCTCCAGCACAGTGCACAAGACGCTCGGCGGTCCGCGGTCCGGCCTGATCGTGGCCAAGAAGGAGTGGGCGAAGAAGCTCAACTCGGCCGTGTTCCCCGGCCAGCAGGGCGGGCCGCTGATGCACGCGATCGCCGCCAAGGCCGTGGCGCTGAAAATCGCCGCCACCGAGGAGTTCGCCGAGCGTCAGCAGCGGGTGCTCGCCGGCTCGAAGATCCTGGCCGAGCGCCTGGGCGCCGCCGACGTGGCCGGCAACGGCATCTCGGTGCTCACCGGCGGCACCGACGTGCACCTGGTCCTGGTGGACCTGCGCAACTCCGAGCTCGACGGGCAGCAGGGCGAGGACCTGCTGCACGAGGTCGGCATCACCGTCAACCGCAATGCCGTGCCGTTCGACCCGCGCCCGCCGATGAACCCCTCGGGCCTGCGCATCGGCACGCCCGCGCTCGCCTCGCGCGGTTTCGACGAGGCCGCCTTCACCGAGGTCGCCGACATCATCGGCACGGCCCTCGCCGCCGGTAAGGGCGCCGACGTGGCGGCCCTGCGCGCCCGGGTGAGCAAGCTGGCCCAGGACTACCCGCTCTACGAGGGGCTCGAGGACTGGACGATCGTGTAA
- a CDS encoding TetR/AcrR family transcriptional regulator: protein MTSTPRTRAREQTMRDIVRIGREHLVATGPTALSLRAVARDLGVVSSAVYRYVRNRDELLTLLVVDAYDELGDAVDAAVDGAAEPLAQFRQLGRAVREWALREPARYALLYGTPVPGYEAPGEQTTAPGTRVIVALTTILERAHSTGAGGSTPIAAPADSGSARAGALAADFARIRDEFGLTLTDDALARGVLTWAALFGAVSFEVFDQYGSDTFTDPGALFERHLAHLAQMAGL, encoded by the coding sequence ATGACGTCGACACCACGCACCCGGGCGCGCGAGCAGACGATGCGCGACATCGTCCGGATCGGGCGAGAACACCTCGTCGCCACCGGCCCGACGGCGCTGTCGCTGCGCGCGGTGGCACGCGACCTGGGCGTCGTCTCCTCGGCGGTGTACCGCTACGTGCGCAACCGCGACGAGCTGCTGACGCTGCTGGTGGTCGACGCCTACGACGAGCTCGGCGACGCGGTGGATGCCGCAGTGGACGGGGCCGCGGAGCCGCTCGCGCAGTTCCGGCAGCTCGGACGCGCAGTGCGGGAGTGGGCGCTGCGCGAACCCGCCCGCTATGCGCTGCTGTACGGCACGCCCGTCCCCGGCTACGAGGCGCCCGGCGAACAGACCACCGCGCCCGGCACCCGCGTGATCGTCGCGCTCACGACGATCCTCGAACGGGCCCACTCCACGGGCGCGGGCGGATCGACTCCCATCGCGGCGCCGGCGGATTCCGGCTCTGCACGCGCGGGCGCCCTCGCCGCCGACTTCGCCCGGATCCGGGACGAGTTCGGCCTCACGCTCACCGACGACGCACTCGCGCGAGGAGTACTCACGTGGGCGGCGCTGTTCGGGGCCGTCAGCTTCGAGGTGTTCGACCAGTACGGCTCCGACACGTTCACGGACCCCGGGGCACTCTTCGAGCGGCACCTGGCGCACCTGGCGCAGATGGCCGGGCTCTGA
- a CDS encoding NAD-dependent epimerase/dehydratase family protein, with translation MTETHAVVTGAGPVGTNIALQLAEQGRPVRLLTRSGSGPEHPLIERLRADVSKPGELARHLEGADALFHCIHGSAYSAKAWARELPQADQVAMDAAATASVPVVFPESLYSYDLSAMPMTEENRRDAVRGKGGVRARLLRARAEHEAATVSVVASDFYGPHVRMAHAGDRMVPLVLEGKKITVMGSADVPHSFTYVPDLAAAMIAAAGERSAWNRVLHAPTAPAVTQRRMVEEFAAAAGVPAPKVAVLPAWALQAVGVVMPSVRELAETMPQLTAEFVVDSAATERLLGLAPTPLADGAAETVRWWRAAERLAA, from the coding sequence ATGACCGAAACGCATGCCGTCGTCACCGGCGCCGGTCCCGTCGGCACGAACATCGCGCTGCAGCTGGCCGAACAGGGTAGGCCGGTCCGCCTGCTGACTCGTTCCGGAAGCGGCCCCGAGCACCCGTTGATCGAGCGGCTCCGCGCAGACGTCTCCAAGCCCGGGGAGCTGGCCCGGCATCTGGAGGGCGCCGACGCGCTCTTCCACTGCATCCACGGCAGCGCCTACAGCGCCAAGGCGTGGGCGCGCGAGCTCCCGCAGGCAGACCAGGTCGCCATGGACGCCGCGGCCACGGCATCGGTGCCCGTCGTGTTCCCGGAGAGCCTGTACTCCTACGACCTGTCGGCGATGCCGATGACCGAGGAGAACCGGCGCGACGCGGTGCGCGGGAAGGGCGGGGTCCGCGCCCGGCTGCTGCGCGCCCGGGCGGAGCACGAGGCCGCGACCGTCAGCGTCGTCGCCTCCGACTTCTACGGGCCGCATGTGCGCATGGCCCACGCCGGCGATCGGATGGTCCCGCTGGTGCTGGAGGGCAAGAAGATCACGGTGATGGGGTCGGCCGACGTGCCGCACTCGTTCACCTACGTACCCGACCTGGCGGCGGCGATGATCGCGGCCGCCGGCGAGCGCTCCGCCTGGAACCGGGTGCTGCACGCGCCGACCGCCCCGGCCGTGACCCAGCGCCGGATGGTCGAGGAATTCGCCGCGGCCGCCGGGGTGCCGGCCCCCAAGGTCGCGGTGCTGCCCGCCTGGGCGCTGCAGGCGGTCGGCGTCGTGATGCCGTCCGTGCGCGAGCTGGCGGAGACGATGCCGCAGCTGACCGCGGAGTTCGTCGTCGACTCGGCGGCCACAGAACGGCTGCTGGGGCTCGCCCCGACGCCGCTCGCCGACGGGGCTGCGGAGACGGTGCGGTGGTGGCGTGCAGCGGAGCGGCTCGCGGCGTGA
- a CDS encoding DEAD/DEAH box helicase: MQIDHRIAEFEDSIIDMVGAPVFGRGRRYAKGGNVAELEWSPEDQILIGTVRGSGGRVYSTNTYIALDATGVCYEGGDCSCPVGFDCKHTVALAVQATSYLLTQSGASSTSAQPRWDHVLDALLDAVPASATVPLGLLIKSGAQNGYGTMTPGLYARLVRPGKKGGWINGSLSWHNFAYQDASFALGQVQALTRLHQLYAAASRFGRPAGEKDLPLAEIDSPALWSTLDAIVDSGVRIIHDGARTMQFARPEAGRIVLDVTTDDDGTQHVAPVLSIDEDIVPLDGFGHIGSPAHGLYMFTPASVPADTPLSRAYRLDEGTTRGVARLVRLDAPMPGGLQSLAADSGGLVVPAEDAARFAAEFAPRLERLAPVVSTDDSFTVDPVEPPALELHARMEDAHVLHLSWMWCYRVGPREQRVSISDLDGRGFRDADAELATLVRMRGIPFERYGLRDGPTESLHPRATLRGTDTLRAMTELLPLLDAGDDVTVVFEGEVIDYREVNDALSIGVSADQSDEDRTDWFDLTVRVTVEGSEVPLATLISALARGDSHLMLDDGRYITLDKPELQSLKELITEARSLQERPSDTLTISRFQAGLWEDLAALGVVERQADAWKRQVQGLLDLDDVQAEAPPALLADLRPYQLDGYRWLEFLWRNRLGGILADDMGLGKTVQSLALLCHAREAEPDSPPALILAPSSVVPGWAAEAARFTPHLSVAVVDRTSRKRGTSLADAVAGADVVVTSHTLFRLDFDEYDTLDWSIVLMDEAQFAKNHQSKLYHCARRLGAPVKIAVTGTPMENNLMELWSLLSISAPGLFPSPTRFTEVYRNPIERGGDAELLARLRRRVRPLMLRRTKDQVVRDLPEKQEQVLQVPLSPKHRRLYDTHLKREQQKVLGLLGDVGKNRFEIFRSLTMLRRLSLDAALVEPESTAPSAKIDLLLEHLEELVAGGHKALVFSQFTSFLGRVRERLDAAGIESVYLDGRTRNRGAVIEQFTSGSTPVFLISLKAGGFGLNLTEADYCFILDPWWNPATEQQAVDRAHRIGQTRNVMVYRLISSDTIEEKVMALKERKAALVSGVLDEGAGMAKALDAEDIRALLE; the protein is encoded by the coding sequence ATGCAGATCGACCACCGGATCGCCGAGTTCGAGGACTCCATCATCGACATGGTCGGCGCGCCGGTGTTCGGTCGTGGGCGGCGCTACGCCAAGGGCGGCAACGTCGCCGAGCTGGAGTGGTCCCCCGAGGACCAGATCCTCATCGGCACGGTGCGCGGCAGCGGCGGCCGGGTGTACTCCACGAACACCTACATCGCGCTCGACGCGACCGGCGTCTGCTATGAGGGCGGGGATTGCTCCTGCCCGGTCGGGTTCGACTGCAAGCACACGGTGGCCCTCGCCGTGCAGGCGACCTCCTACCTTCTCACGCAGAGCGGCGCCTCCTCGACGTCCGCACAGCCCCGCTGGGATCATGTCCTCGACGCCCTCCTGGACGCAGTGCCCGCCTCTGCCACCGTCCCACTGGGGCTGCTGATCAAGAGCGGGGCGCAGAACGGGTACGGCACGATGACCCCCGGGCTCTACGCCCGGCTGGTGCGCCCGGGAAAGAAGGGCGGCTGGATCAACGGCTCGCTCAGCTGGCACAACTTCGCGTATCAGGATGCGTCGTTCGCGCTCGGCCAGGTGCAGGCGCTGACACGGCTTCACCAGCTGTATGCGGCCGCATCCCGCTTCGGCAGGCCCGCCGGCGAGAAGGACCTTCCTCTCGCGGAGATCGATTCGCCCGCGCTGTGGTCGACGCTGGACGCGATCGTCGACAGCGGCGTCCGGATCATCCACGACGGCGCCCGCACGATGCAGTTCGCGCGCCCCGAGGCGGGCCGTATCGTCCTCGACGTCACCACGGACGACGACGGAACGCAGCACGTGGCGCCCGTGCTGTCGATCGACGAGGACATCGTGCCGCTCGACGGGTTCGGCCACATCGGCAGCCCCGCGCACGGGCTGTACATGTTCACCCCCGCGTCCGTCCCGGCCGACACCCCGCTGTCCCGGGCGTACCGGCTCGATGAGGGCACGACGCGCGGGGTCGCCCGGCTGGTGCGGCTGGACGCGCCGATGCCTGGCGGGTTGCAGTCGCTCGCGGCGGACTCGGGCGGCCTGGTGGTGCCCGCCGAGGACGCCGCGCGATTCGCCGCCGAGTTCGCGCCGCGGCTCGAGCGCCTGGCACCGGTGGTCTCCACCGACGACAGCTTCACCGTCGACCCCGTCGAACCGCCCGCGCTCGAGTTGCATGCGCGGATGGAGGACGCGCATGTCCTGCACCTGTCGTGGATGTGGTGCTACCGCGTCGGCCCGCGCGAACAGCGCGTGAGCATCTCCGACCTCGACGGCCGGGGATTCCGCGACGCCGACGCCGAGCTGGCCACGCTGGTCCGCATGCGGGGCATCCCGTTCGAGCGGTACGGGCTGCGGGACGGCCCCACGGAATCACTGCATCCGCGGGCGACGCTGCGCGGCACCGACACGCTGCGCGCCATGACCGAGCTGCTTCCCCTGCTCGACGCCGGCGACGACGTCACGGTGGTCTTCGAGGGCGAAGTGATCGACTACCGCGAAGTCAACGACGCGCTGTCCATCGGTGTCTCCGCCGACCAGTCCGACGAGGATCGCACCGACTGGTTCGACCTCACGGTGCGGGTGACCGTCGAAGGGTCGGAGGTGCCACTGGCCACCCTGATCTCCGCGCTCGCGCGGGGCGACTCCCACCTCATGCTCGACGACGGCCGGTACATCACCCTGGACAAGCCGGAGTTGCAGAGCCTCAAGGAGCTCATCACCGAGGCCCGCTCGCTGCAGGAGAGGCCGTCCGACACGCTCACCATCAGCCGGTTCCAGGCGGGACTGTGGGAGGACCTCGCCGCGCTGGGCGTGGTGGAACGGCAGGCCGACGCGTGGAAGCGCCAGGTGCAGGGGCTCCTGGACCTGGACGACGTGCAGGCGGAGGCCCCGCCGGCGCTGCTGGCCGACCTGCGCCCGTACCAGCTCGACGGCTACCGCTGGCTGGAGTTCCTGTGGCGCAATCGGCTGGGCGGAATCCTCGCCGACGACATGGGCCTGGGCAAGACCGTCCAGTCGCTGGCGCTGCTCTGCCATGCCCGCGAGGCCGAGCCGGACTCGCCGCCCGCCCTCATCCTCGCGCCGTCGAGCGTCGTGCCGGGCTGGGCGGCCGAGGCCGCGCGGTTCACCCCGCACCTGTCCGTCGCCGTAGTGGACCGGACCAGCCGCAAGCGCGGCACGTCACTGGCCGACGCCGTCGCGGGGGCCGACGTCGTCGTCACCTCGCACACGCTGTTCCGGCTCGACTTCGACGAGTACGACACCCTCGACTGGTCGATCGTGCTCATGGACGAGGCCCAGTTCGCGAAGAACCACCAGTCCAAGCTCTACCACTGCGCGCGGCGGCTCGGCGCCCCCGTCAAGATCGCCGTCACGGGCACGCCGATGGAGAACAACCTCATGGAACTGTGGTCGCTGCTGTCGATCAGCGCGCCGGGACTGTTCCCCAGCCCCACCCGGTTCACCGAGGTCTACCGCAACCCGATCGAGCGCGGCGGCGACGCGGAGCTGCTGGCCCGCCTGCGCCGCCGCGTCCGACCGCTCATGCTCCGCCGCACCAAGGACCAGGTGGTCCGGGACCTGCCGGAGAAGCAGGAACAGGTGCTGCAGGTTCCCCTGTCGCCCAAGCACCGGCGACTCTACGACACGCACCTCAAGCGCGAGCAGCAGAAGGTGCTGGGACTGCTCGGCGACGTGGGCAAGAACCGGTTCGAGATATTCCGCTCGCTGACCATGCTGCGCCGGCTCAGCCTCGACGCGGCCCTGGTGGAGCCGGAGTCCACCGCGCCGTCCGCCAAGATCGACCTGCTCCTGGAGCACCTCGAAGAACTGGTGGCCGGCGGGCACAAGGCCCTGGTGTTCAGCCAGTTCACCTCGTTCCTCGGCCGGGTGCGCGAGCGGCTCGACGCCGCCGGCATCGAGTCCGTCTATCTCGACGGCAGGACCCGCAACCGCGGCGCCGTGATCGAACAGTTCACCTCGGGCTCCACGCCGGTGTTCCTCATCAGCCTCAAGGCCGGCGGCTTCGGCCTCAACCTCACCGAGGCCGACTACTGCTTCATCCTCGACCCGTGGTGGAACCCGGCCACCGAACAGCAGGCGGTGGACCGGGCGCACCGGATCGGCCAGACCCGCAACGTCATGGTCTACCGGCTGATCTCCAGCGACACCATCGAAGAGAAGGTGATGGCGCTCAAGGAGCGCAAGGCAGCACTGGTATCCGGCGTGCTCGACGAGGGCGCCGGGATGGCGAAGGCCCTCGACGCAGAGGACATCCGCGCGCTGCTTGAGTGA
- a CDS encoding PhoH family protein: protein MTGTNVRCTYVLDTSVLLSDPWAVTRFAEHEVVLPLVVIGELEGKRHHHELGWFAREALRLLDDLRMEHGRLDVPILIGEDGGTLRVELNHSDQSVLPSGFRADTNDARILACALNLQAEGCRVTLVTKDTPLRVKAGAVGLAADEFHAHDVAASGWTGMVDAEVPSAEIDTLFAEGMLDADEFRDLPCHTGVRLVGESSSALGRVTADKQLRLVRGDREAFGIRGRSAEQRIALDLLMDESVGIVSLGGRAGTGKSALALCAGLEAVLERRRHRKVVVFRPLYAVGGQNLGYLPGSESEKMGPWAQAVFDTLEGLAEPHTIEEIVARGMLEVLPLTHIRGRSLHDAFVIVDEAQSLERNVLLTVLSRLGTGSRVVLTHDVAQRDNLRVGRHDGVSAVIEKLKGHPLFAHITLHRSERSEIAELVTEMLEEFTPGA from the coding sequence GTGACCGGTACAAACGTCCGCTGCACCTACGTCCTCGACACGTCTGTGCTGTTGTCCGACCCGTGGGCGGTGACGCGGTTCGCCGAGCATGAGGTGGTCTTGCCGCTGGTGGTGATCGGCGAGCTCGAAGGCAAGCGGCACCACCACGAGCTCGGCTGGTTCGCCCGCGAGGCGCTGCGGCTGCTCGACGACCTCCGCATGGAGCACGGTCGGCTCGACGTCCCCATCCTCATCGGGGAGGACGGCGGCACGCTGCGCGTGGAGCTCAACCACAGCGATCAGAGTGTGCTGCCCTCGGGTTTCCGCGCCGATACCAACGACGCCCGCATCCTCGCGTGCGCGCTGAACCTGCAGGCGGAGGGGTGCAGGGTCACTCTGGTCACCAAGGACACGCCGCTGCGCGTCAAGGCCGGGGCGGTGGGGTTGGCCGCGGACGAGTTCCACGCGCACGACGTCGCCGCGAGCGGATGGACGGGAATGGTCGACGCGGAGGTGCCGTCGGCGGAGATCGACACCCTCTTCGCCGAGGGGATGCTCGACGCCGACGAGTTTCGCGACCTGCCCTGCCACACCGGGGTGCGGCTCGTGGGGGAGTCGTCGAGCGCCCTCGGGCGGGTGACAGCGGATAAGCAGCTGCGGTTGGTGCGCGGCGACCGCGAGGCCTTCGGTATCCGGGGCCGGTCCGCGGAGCAGCGCATCGCCCTGGACCTGCTCATGGACGAGTCGGTGGGGATCGTGTCGCTCGGCGGGCGCGCCGGCACGGGCAAGTCGGCGCTGGCGCTGTGCGCGGGCCTGGAGGCCGTGCTGGAGCGGCGGCGGCACCGCAAGGTGGTGGTCTTCCGGCCGCTGTACGCGGTGGGCGGCCAGAACCTCGGCTACCTGCCGGGCAGCGAGTCGGAGAAGATGGGGCCCTGGGCGCAGGCCGTGTTCGACACCCTCGAGGGCCTGGCCGAGCCGCACACCATCGAGGAGATCGTGGCGCGCGGAATGCTCGAGGTGCTGCCGCTGACGCACATCCGCGGCCGGTCGCTGCACGACGCGTTCGTCATCGTCGACGAGGCGCAGTCGCTCGAGCGCAACGTGCTGCTCACGGTGCTCTCGCGGCTGGGCACCGGCTCGCGCGTGGTGCTCACGCACGACGTCGCGCAGCGCGACAACCTGCGGGTGGGCCGGCACGACGGGGTGTCCGCGGTGATCGAGAAGCTCAAGGGGCATCCTCTGTTCGCGCACATCACCCTGCACCGCAGCGAACGCTCCGAGATCGCAGAGCTGGTCACCGAGATGCTCGAGGAGTTCACGCCGGGGGCATGA
- a CDS encoding cutinase family protein, with protein sequence MSGGSPESIGWFSSTAVEIGLGDGIYAAVGINGLCVEARDGDVQCRIWTIYPDGPKMPPGNPRVMTYTAPVKNIRSMYVDNWVCAALNSSGVQCWSDTNSAERWVPTALPAEAVALINLGGPCVLLESDQVTCIIPFGRQRGDGTTDVRYDDPTLDTTRVLGVTDAYAIAGGIDFACAAMPNMVTKCWGDNAHGQLGDGTTESRNAPVDVQFDMSSEWDSYFPADEAIDCRKPFFVGVRGSGELPQGEVGSSTYSYPYAYPDHGMGPKVGSVFHSLDRDYPGAMNVVGVAYPGVPVDLMDPEYHFSGYAESVIAGVDKIDGVYRAIEMKCAGADPAVVLAGYSQGANVINKWLARTQNDAPQRLANLASVYLVGNPNRQTDVPGNIGSAGDEPLGGSVNGNAAMSVAHVDITDFVNAHPAVLQSECLSSDIVCNPTPMSLYTGAVLDESLGIKVVNLGTLFHTSYDSAIDYCPVTRSRIAVRDCGAMLIERSLGWSTSSGADTGWSVSRGRPIVLTMTGLEPGVAGTARLASTPVHVGDFIVGDEGDAQVAFAIPQDVADGTHHILIDTEDGYSASIKLTVAGDGETAPLVIGLSTDQTADSGGEDPGDENPDDPGDPGDTPGDDGDDAGDDSPAGGGSLGSLFGSVGS encoded by the coding sequence ATGAGCGGTGGATCCCCTGAGAGCATCGGTTGGTTCAGCAGCACCGCCGTCGAAATCGGACTCGGAGATGGCATCTACGCGGCCGTCGGCATCAACGGCCTTTGCGTCGAGGCACGCGATGGCGATGTTCAGTGCAGGATCTGGACGATCTACCCAGACGGACCAAAAATGCCACCGGGGAATCCGCGGGTGATGACGTACACCGCGCCGGTGAAGAATATCCGTTCGATGTATGTCGACAATTGGGTGTGTGCTGCCCTCAATTCGTCCGGAGTTCAATGTTGGAGCGATACCAATTCAGCGGAACGCTGGGTGCCAACCGCCCTGCCAGCCGAGGCCGTCGCTCTGATCAATCTAGGCGGCCCTTGCGTGCTGCTCGAATCAGACCAAGTGACGTGCATTATCCCGTTCGGCCGGCAACGCGGAGACGGAACCACCGACGTTCGGTACGACGACCCCACGCTCGATACCACGCGAGTGCTTGGCGTAACTGATGCGTACGCGATCGCCGGGGGCATTGATTTCGCATGCGCGGCGATGCCGAACATGGTGACGAAGTGCTGGGGCGATAATGCGCACGGCCAATTGGGAGATGGCACGACTGAATCCCGAAATGCGCCGGTTGATGTGCAATTCGACATGTCCTCTGAGTGGGACTCGTACTTCCCTGCAGATGAGGCAATTGATTGCCGCAAGCCGTTCTTCGTCGGAGTTCGCGGGTCCGGCGAGCTTCCGCAGGGCGAAGTCGGCTCGAGCACGTACTCCTACCCGTATGCATATCCGGATCACGGTATGGGCCCGAAGGTAGGTTCCGTTTTCCACTCCTTGGACCGCGACTACCCTGGTGCGATGAACGTGGTGGGTGTCGCTTACCCTGGAGTCCCCGTAGATCTTATGGATCCCGAATACCACTTCTCCGGGTACGCAGAATCCGTGATCGCCGGGGTGGACAAGATCGATGGAGTGTACCGGGCGATCGAGATGAAGTGTGCCGGTGCCGATCCGGCGGTGGTCCTTGCTGGCTACTCGCAAGGTGCCAACGTCATCAATAAGTGGTTGGCCCGCACTCAGAACGATGCTCCACAACGCCTTGCGAACCTGGCATCCGTGTATCTCGTCGGCAACCCCAATAGGCAGACGGACGTGCCTGGAAATATCGGAAGCGCCGGCGATGAACCGCTCGGCGGCTCTGTGAACGGGAATGCGGCCATGTCTGTGGCCCACGTCGACATCACGGATTTCGTGAATGCTCATCCCGCTGTTCTGCAGTCAGAGTGCCTCAGTAGCGACATCGTCTGCAATCCCACGCCGATGAGCCTCTACACCGGAGCAGTCCTCGACGAGTCGCTAGGAATTAAGGTCGTGAACCTCGGCACCCTCTTCCACACGTCGTACGACTCCGCGATCGACTACTGCCCGGTCACGCGATCGCGCATCGCCGTCCGTGACTGCGGGGCAATGCTGATCGAAAGGAGTCTCGGGTGGTCGACAAGCAGCGGTGCGGACACAGGCTGGTCCGTTTCGCGTGGCCGTCCGATTGTGCTCACCATGACCGGTCTCGAACCGGGTGTCGCCGGCACCGCACGACTCGCCTCCACCCCAGTACATGTGGGCGACTTCATCGTCGGTGACGAAGGCGATGCTCAGGTCGCTTTCGCAATCCCGCAGGACGTTGCCGATGGCACACACCACATCCTCATCGACACCGAGGACGGCTACTCGGCATCCATCAAGCTGACCGTCGCTGGTGACGGTGAGACTGCCCCCCTCGTCATCGGCCTGTCCACAGACCAGACCGCGGATTCCGGCGGGGAGGATCCTGGCGACGAGAACCCTGACGACCCCGGAGACCCGGGCGACACCCCCGGTGACGACGGAGACGACGCCGGCGATGACAGCCCCGCCGGCGGGGGCAGCCTGGGGAGCCTGTTTGGCAGCGTCGGCAGCTGA